The following is a genomic window from Ancylothrix sp. D3o.
GGTTCTCACCGCCTTTTGCAACGCATGGATAGTTTCGGGACTAAACAAATGCGCCTCACCATCTTTGCGCCATTGGTATTCGCCACCAACATCGAGAGTATGACCATTGGTAGGCCGGTCGGGGAAAGCGTGGGTATGGCGTAGAATGGCTTCTTGGGCGATTAGTTCGAGATCGGCGCCTTCTATACGCGAAGCAGTCCAGGTAAAGTATTTATCAATCACCGCTTGATTCAAACCGACAGCCTCAAAAATTTGAGCACCGCGATAGCTTTGGATGGTGGAAATACCAATTTTGGAAGCAACTTTAATCACGCCTTTGGTGGCGGACTTGATATAGTTTTTGCAGGCTGTTTTGAATTCAACATTAACCAGCAAGCCTTCGGCGATCATCTCACCAATAGTTTCAAAGGCGAGATAAGGGTTAATGGCGCCGCAACCATATCCGATCAGGGTAGCAAAGTGATGTACTTCTCGCGGTTCGCCTGATTCGAGAATAATGGCGACGCGGGTACGAGTACCTTTGCGGATAAGATGATGATGTAAACCGGCCACTGCGAGTAAAGCAGGAATGGGTGCGTTATTTGCATCCATGTCTCTATCGGAAAGAATCAGGAGGTTAACCCCTTCTTCGATAGCTTTGTCTACACCCGCAAAAACGCCTTCTAAGACGGATTCAAGCCCTTTTACCCCATCTTTGGGGTTAAACAAAATTGGGAATGTCTGAGACTTAAATGCCGGTTCGTTGATATATTTAAGTTTCAGCAGTTCTTCGTTGCTGAGAATGGGGCTTTTAAGTTCGATGAGATGACAGCTTTCGGGTACAGGTTTGAGGAGGTTACGTTCTGAACCGATAGTTGTGATGGGGGAGGTAACGATTTCTTCGCGGATAGAGTCGATGGGGGGGTTGGTGACTTGAGCGAAAAGTTGTTTAAAGTAATCGTACAATAATTTGGGCCGGTCGGAGAGCACAGCCAGGGGAGTATCGGCGCCCATCGAACCAATAGCCTCAACGCCATCGCGGGCCATCGGGGTCAACAGTAACCGCAACGCCTCGAAGGTATAACCAAAGGCGGTTTGACGTTGAGTGAGGTTGAGGGATTGAGTTTCAGCGGCTTTCGGTGTCTCTGCCCCTACGGTAGATAAATCTAGTTTATGTTGATTGAGCCATTCACGGTAGGGCTGGGCGCTGACAATGTTGTGTTTAATTTCTTCGTCGCTGATGATGCGTCCTTCTGCCATGTTAACAAGGAACATCCGACCAGGTTGTAACCGGCCCTTAAATGCGACTCTTTCTGGTTCAATGGGTAAAACGCCGGCCTCGGATGCCATAATTACTAAATCATCTTTGGTGACGTAGTAGCGAGAGGGGCGTAAACCGTTGCGGTCTAAGACTGCGCCCATCATGGTACCATCGGTGAAAGCGATTGAGGCGGGGCCGTCCCAAGGTTCCATCAGGCAGGAGTGATATTCGTAGAAAGCTTTTTTCTCGTCACTCATCGACTCATGGGCTGCCCAAGGTTCGGGTATCATCATCATCATGGCGTGAGGTAAGGAGCGACCGGCCAAGACGAGCAGTTCGAGGGCGTTGTCAAAAATTAGGGAGTCGCTACCATCGATGTTGATGACAGGTTTAATTTTTTTGATGTCTTCGCCAAAAAGTTCAGATTCAAAAAGCGACTGACGGGCGTGCATCCAGTTGATGTTACCACGCAGGGTATTGATTTCGCCGTTGTGGGCAATGTAGCGGTAAGGGTGCGAACGTTCCCAACTGGGGAAAGTGTTGGTACTAAAGCGAGAGTGAACTAAACCAAGGGCGCTTTCCATGTCAGGATCGCGCAAGTCGGGGTAATATTCGCCTACTTGCACCGGCATCAGCATCCCTTTATAAACCATTGTACGGGCTGAGAGGCTGGAGGGATACCAGTACGAGTCAATTTTGGTGTTGCGGATATGGGTGTGGGAGAGTTTGCGGATGACGTATAATTTACGCTCAAAAGCCAAATCATCAACAAGATCCGGGTTACGTTGAATGAAAACTTGGCGCATGAACGGTTCACTAGCTTTAGCGGTATTGCCTAAAGTAGAGTTATCGGTAGGAACATCACGCCAGCCGATGACTTTTTGACCTTCATCTGCGACAATTTTTTCAAAGACTGCGGCACTTTTTTGACGTTCTTCGGCATGAGGTGAAGTGTAGATCATGCCGACGCCATAGTGACCGGGTTCGGGTAAACTAAAGCCTAAAGGTGCAGTGACTTTTTTGAGAAATGTATGGGGAACTTGAATTAAAATTCCTGCGCCGTCGCCGGTATTTTTTTCACAACCGCAGGCGCCGCGATGGTCTAAATTTAAAAGTATGGTAAGAGCTTGTTCAACAATAGAGTGAGATTTTTGGCCTTTTTGATGGACGATAAACCCGACACCGCAAGCATCATGTTCAAATTGAGGATCGTAGAGTCCCTGAGAAAGGGGAAATTGAGTATTGTTCATTAGTGCGTATGTTGTACAGTCGTGAGTGTGAAAAGATAGGAGTGTTGCAACAAAGGGAAAAATCAAATCTTGCCGAATAAAAAACGATGGCTTTTACAGTTTTCCCAAATCAATTATTTTCAAGGTATTTAGTTGCGCTTTAGCGCCAAAAACCCCAATTTTAGGAGAGAACCTCCAGACGACTAGCTGTTTTCAGATCAAGTTACTGTAACTCTGTAACTTTAATAGATTTTGCTGTTTCATGTTCATTCTGGATGTTAATTGTAACCAATCTTAAAAAAATAGGCACTTGAGTCTACACTAATGGCAGGATTTGTTAAGATTTTCTGACAACCGGCCTTAAATAGTTCACCTCCAAAAAGAATAAAATCAAAGTTGTAGGGGAGAGTTGACCGGCATCAAAGCTTGTAACCAGACATAGCCTTAAACGCGCCCCTAAAAACAATACCAGAAACCGCTCTGGCGCTGCCTTAATGATATTGTCTAATAAGACCGGCCTGCTGCATCAAATATTAAGGAAAATTTTACATCCCCGAAATATGGACAACAACTTCGCGGATGTGACTGTGTTGCCGGTGTTCCCAGACATAAATACCCTGCCAAACACCAAGAACCAGCTTACCATCACTAATAGGAACTTGTTCAGAAGTATGAGTTAAAGCCGTGCGAATATGAGCCGGCATATCATCATCACCTTCTGAATTATGATAATATCTGCGACTATCTTCTGGTACCAACTGAGTCAAAAAATTTTCAAGATCCCGTAACACATCAGGATCAGCATTTTCTTGAATAAGCAAACTTGCCGAAGTGTGGCGTAAAAACACAGTACAAAGACCCATTTTAACCCCAGACTCAGCCACAACCGCCTGAACCTTCGCCGTAATTTTCATCAAAGACTTACCCTTAGTTTCAAGCTTAATAAACTTTTGATAATGATTCATCACAAGACACCAAAAAAACACTCCCTCCCATCCTACCGCAAAAACAGAATCCAGACCCAAAAATCGACTTTTTATAACGAACCAAAAACCTCAAACCACTCCATATTCATCAATCAAAAACCCCAAAAACAAACCATAAACCCATCTGCGTCCATCTGCGTTTATCTGCGGTTAAAAAATCCCCAAAAAGACAGACCCAAACACCACCAAAAACCAGTAAAATAGAAACAGACAAACCCACCAGCAAAAACACCGTGAAAGAAACCACCAAACCCACCCTAATTTTAGTAGACGGACACTCCCTAGCCTTCCGTTCATACCACGCCTTAGCACATAGTCGAGAAGGAGGCTTACAAACAACAACCGGCATCCCAACAAGCGTAAGTTTTGGCTTTCTAAAATCCCTCTTAGAAGTAATGACAGCCCACAACCCCGAATACTTAGCAATAGCCTTTGATTTAGGCTTACCAACATTCCGCCACGAAGCCGACGACACCTATAAATCAGACCGGCCAGAAACACCCCAAGATTTTATCACAGACTTAAAACATTTACAAGAACTATTAACAGCCTTTAACATCCCCATTGTTACCGCGCCTGGTTACGAAGCAGACGACGTTTTAGGAACCTTAGCAATCAGCGGAAAACAGGCCGGTTATCGAGTAAAAATCCTCACCGGTGACCAAGATTTATTTCAACTAATAGACACAGAAAATGATATTACAGTATTGCGGTTAGGTTCCGACAGTTTTGGCCGGTCAGGAACAGGAAAAGCCAAAGAATTTGGCCCCGAAGAAGTAAAAGAAAAACTTGGAATTACGCCTGAACAAATAGTAGATTATAAAGCACTTTGCGGCGATAAATCTGATAACATCCCCGGAGTAAAAGGCATCGGCGAGAAAACCGCAGTTCCCCTCTTGGCAAAATACGGAAAACTAGACAACATTTATGCAAACATCGAAGAAATAAAAGGCGCAGTCAAAACCAAACTAGAAACCGGCAAAGCAGAAGCCTACCACTCGCAAAAAATGGCGACAATTGTGCTTGAGGTGCCGGTGGAAATAGACATAAAAGACTGCAAACTACGAGGTTTTGACGAAGAAAAACTTACCGCCATGTTAGAGAAATTAGAGTTTAAATCTTTCTTGCCAAAAGTAAAACAATTGCAAAGAAGATTTGGGGGAGAAACAGCAGAACAAGAAAAAGCTGAAACTGCATCTAATTTTTCCGCATCTAGCACAGACGACGAACAACTGTCATTTTTCAGTTTTGAAGAAACCCAAGCCGCCAAAAATGACGCACCTCTTCCCATTAAACCTCGCATTATTCAAACAATAGAACAGCTAAACGAACTCGTAAACATCTTGAAAAAATGCACCGATCCAGAAATGCCAGTGGCGTGGGATACAGAAACAACCGATTTAGAACCAAGAGATGCAAAATTAGTAGGAATTGGATGTTGCTGGGGTAGCGGTGAGGAAGACGTCGCTTATATCCCCACCGGCCACAAAAAAGGCCAAAACATTGACACAAAAACTGTCTTAAAAACCTTACAACCAATATTAGAAAGCGCCGAATATCCGAAAGTTTTGCAGAATGCCAAATTTGACCGGCTAATATTACGCTGTCAGGGAATAAACCTAGCCGGTGTTGTCTTTGAAACCATGCTGGCAAGTTACATCATCAACCCAGAAAATAACCACAGCCTCAGCAGTTTATCCCAGAAATATTTAGGCATTCAAGCCACAACCTACGATCAATTAGTAGGCAAAAACAAAACCATAGCCGATATCGAAATACCTGCTGTTGCTAACTATTGTGGCATGGATGTATATACAACATTCATGTTAGTAGAACCGCTGAAAAAAGAATTAAAGGAAAAGGGAGAAAAATTAACAGAACTTTTGTTAAAAGTAGAAGTTCCTTTAGAGCCGGTTTTAGCCGAAATGGAATACACCGGCATCCACATCGATACCCCCTACCTAAAAGAACTTTCGCAATACTTAGAGACCGAATTAACCGCCTTAGAGAAACAAGCTTATGAGGCAGCCGGTGAGGAATTTAACTTAGGTTCACCCAAACAATTAAGCACAATTTTATTTGAAAAACTACAACTCGACACCAAAAAATCCCGCAAAATCAAAACCGGCTTTTCCACAGATGTAGGAGTCTTAGAAAAACTCCAAGGAGATCACCCCCTTATTGATAGCATCCTCGAATATCGCACCCTCGACAAACTCAAATCAACCTATGTCGATGCCTTACCAAAATTAGTAAGAAAAGACACCCAAAGAGTACATACAGATTTTAACCAAACTATTACCACAACCGGCAGATTATCTTCGAGTAATCCTAACTTACAAAACATCCCCATCCGCACCGAATTTTCCCGAAAAATTCGTAAAGCATTTATTCCTGAAAAAGGCTGGTTAATGGTATCCGCAGACTACTCGCAAATAGAACTGAGAATCATGGCAGAATTAAGCGGAGAACCGCTATTAATAGAAGCCTACAAAAACAACGAAGACGTGCATACCGTTACCGCAAAATTACTCTTTGAAAAAGACAACATCACCCCAGAGGAACGCCGTGCAGGAAAAACCATTAATTTCGGGGTAATATATGGTATGGGCTCTGGAAAATTTGCCCGTTCCATTGGTAGAACATCCGCTGAAGGAAAACTATTTATCAAACGTTTTCAACTGCGCTATGCCAAAATATTTGAATTTTTAGAAAGAGTGCAAAGACAAGCCATTTCTCAAGGGTATGTTGAAACAATCTTAGGCCGGCGCCGGTATTTTGACTTTGAAGCCATCAGTTTACGCGGTTTAAAAGGCCGGCCTTGGGATGAAATACCCCTAGAAGAGTTGCAAGGAAATAGCAGAAATGATGCTGCAAATTTACGCGCTGCGAGTAACGCACCCATTCAAGGTTCAAGCGCAGATATCATCAAAGTTGCGATGATAGAATTGCATGAGATTTTGAAAAACTATCAATCGCGTTTATTGCTGCAAGTTCACGATGAATTAGTGTTAGAAGTGCATCCCGATGAATGGGAAGAATTGCAACCTTTACTGAAAAATACAATGGAAACTGCCATTCAAAAATATCGACCTTTGAGTGTTCCCTTAGTTGTGGATATAAACGTTGGGGAAAATTGGATGGATACAAAGTAGGCTAGAGTGTGCCCACCGGCCTGATAATGGTGGGCAAAGCATTGCCCTATTAGTTGATAGGTGTTAACACATAATTTGACTATAATCATTGTGAAATCGTCTTGAAAGAGTCGTCAATTATGCAGCGGGACGAAGTATTGCGAATTCTGTTACAACATCAGCAGCCATTAAAAGATTTTGGTATCAAGTCGCTGGCGATATTTGGCTCTGTAGCTAGGGATGAAGCCAGAGCAGATAGCGATGTAGATATTTTAGTGGAATTTGAGGGGCCGGTGACATTTGATCGTTATATGGATGTCAAATTTTATCTCGAAGATCACCTAGGGACGCGGGTAGATTTAGTGAGCCGGCGTTCGCTCAGACCTATAATTCGAGCTAAGGTGGAAAAAGAGGGAATTTATGTCGCGTAGTATGCGTTTGTATTTAGAAGATATCCTCACTTCTTGTGCCAAAGTCAAGCGATACACCGAAGGAATGACATTTGAAGATTTCCAAAGGGATGAACGGACTTATGATGCGGTGGTAAGGAATTTGCAGATCGTTGGAGAAGCGGTTAAAAATATTCCCCAAGAAATGCGAGGAAAATATCCAGAAGTTGAATGGCGCAAAATTGCTGGATTGCGCGATATTTTGGCTCACGCTTACTTTAGCATTGAAAATAGATAAGCAGCAATTAAACTAAATAATATTTATTTAATTGCTACTTATATAATCAATAGCTATTGAAAACTTAAATTATTCGTGCCAACACTTTTTGTGACCATCAACATATCGGCAAACTAACTTCTCAAGAGTTAAATGTTTCTGAATTTGATCTGACTGTGAGTTGGCCGTATATGTCTGACTGATAGCAACATTATTGACTGGGCTAATAGATGGACTAGCCCATACAGGGACAACATTGCTGAAAAACAGCACAACCATTAATATTGAAACCGAGAAAAAGGTGATTATTTTTTGCATAATTTTTTCCAATCTAATTAAGACAACCTTTTTTAGAATATAAGATAATTTGAAAACTGACAACTATCAAAAAGTACGGTAAAGTCAGGAATTTTGTAAATTTATTTATCAATTTATATATGGGGTACTTGTTAAGGTACGAAAAAGTACGATAAATTAAGAAATGCTTACCCCAAGACTTTAACCCAAACACAATCCATGAATACTGAGGAAATGTTACAGTGGGCGGATGACATTCTATATACCAAAACAGCAAAACACCTCGATTCTGTGCAAAGGGCCATCCTAGAAGGCGCTTGGCAAGGGTTAAAATATGAAGACATTGCTAAAAACTGCCATCGCAGTAAGTCCCATGTTAAAAATATAGCTTCGGAATTATGGCAGACTTTATCAGATTTGTTAGGAGAAGATATCCAGAAGGCAAATGCTCGCTCTGTTTTAGAACGAAAAGCAATATCTACAATTTATAATTATGGTAAATCCTCACAGATAGTTACTAGCAACATTAATAGCCATATTAATATCTGTCCAGAAAACCGGCCCTCTTCAGAAGACACAAAACCACCCTCACCCTCACCCCCAAACACGCCCCAAAACAAAAATCAAACCCCAATCATCGACTTAACACAAGCACCGGCCCTAACCGAATATTACCCCCGCACCACAGAAGAAACAACCCTCAAAAACTGGATATTACAAACCAACGCACGCCTAATTACAATCTACGGCTTAACTGGAATAGGAAAAAGCAGCCTCACCCTCCAACTCATCGAACAAATACAAAACGAATTTGACTACATTATCTGGCAAAGCCTCAACGAAAAACCCACCCTTACCACCCTACAAACCAACCTCAAACAAATTTTTTCCCAAACCCAAAAAACCCCCTTCCCCACAATCCTAGATTATTTCCGCACCTATCGCTGTTTAATTATTATTGATGACCTACAAAACATCTTTAAACCCCATGAACTAGCCGGCCAATACCTACCCGGATATGAAGATTACAGCCAATTTTTTAAACAAATTGCCACCACAACCCATCAAAGTTGCTTAATACTCCTCACCTCCGAAAAACCGAGAGACATCACCACCATAGAAGCCGAAAACCCCTCAACCCAAACCTTACACCTCAAAGGATTACGAGAAGAACAAGCACAAGAAATCTTGCTAAAAAAACAATTAACAGATGAAGAAAAATGGCCAGAACTAATAACCATTTATCAAAGTCATCCCCTTTGGTTAAAAATCATCTCCGCCACAATCAACCAATTATTTAACGGTAGCGTCTCCCAATATTTAGCAGACCCAAATGATATATACTTAGGAGACATAGAGCCGGTTTTAGAAACTCAATTACAGCGCTTATCCGACTCAGAAAAAACCGTGATAGGCTGGTTAGCAAACCAAACAAACGCCGTAGACATCTCACAAACCCCCGCCGAAACAGCATTATCAAAAACTCAATTTTTGCAAGCCATAGAATCCTTAAACCGGCGCAGCTTAGTAGAAAAAGAGCCGGTCGCAGGACGAGCAATGTTTCAAATTAACCCAATCTTTAAACAATACATACAGTTAAACCCAGATAATCTTAAATAAAAAGAGTAGTAGGTTGCCTTTGCAATAAGGTTTCAGAAAGCTATAATTAATAGATCCACCTCAAACTAAATTAAAACTTTGAGAACAAACATTTCTTGAAGTGCGGACATACACAAAGAATCCGACTATGAAAACATTTACTGCTGTCATCGAAAAAGATTCTCAGACTAACCTTTACGTTGGCTATATCCCCGGATTTCCTGGGGCTCATTCTCAGGGAGAAACTTTGGATGAATTGCAAGCAAATTTGCGAGAAGTCATTGAGATGTTGCTGGAAGATGAGAAACTCGTGTTTGAAACAGAGTTTATAGGCACACAACAAATTACAATCCCCTAAACATGAGTAATATCCCTGTTCTTAAACCACAGGAAATTGTCAGCGTAGCCTTTCTCACCGGCCAACCCCTAGAAGTGCCCTTAAAAGGCTTTCCCCCCTATCAACCTAATTTAATATCAGCCATTGAAACCTGGTTAAAGGAGATTTAAGAAATTGAGAAAGCCGGGTTTCTGGCCACTTCTAGGAGGTGTAACGAAGTATTATCGAAAAAACCCGGTTTCTGACTCCCCGTAAACCAACGTTTCGTGATATAATAAAAGCCTTAAAAAATCCAACAAAAAAGCCATGTCGGAAATTACTTTAGACGAAACCAAACTTAAAGAATTGCTCAAAGAAGCGATTTTTGAGTTAATAACAGAACAAAAAGAAGTATTTTCTGAGATTTTAACAGAAGCCCTAGAAGATATAGGAATGGAAACTGCTATCAAAGAAGGCGAAAATACTGAAACAGTCAGCCGTGAGCAAATTTTCAACATCCTGAAGAGACAACCATGAATGTGGAGTTTAAAAAGAGCTTTGAAAAAGATTTACTCAAGATTCTTGATGCCGACTTGTTGCAAAGAATTCAGGAAGCGATAGAAGAAGTTGAGAATGCCGAAAAATTAAATGAAGTCAGCAATGTTAAAAAACTAAAAGGTGATGCAGACTACTATCGCCTGAGAGTGGGTGATTACCGAATCGGTATTAAAGTTAATGATGGCGTAGTCTATTTCGTCAGGATACTCCACCGCAAAGAGATTTACAGATACTTTCCATAATCAGCGTCCATCCAAACTAAAAACCCAAACCGAAAACCCATCCGCGTTCATCCGCGTTTATCTGCGGTTAAAAAACAAAAAGCGCCCCCCATCTCTGGAGAGCGCCTTTTGTAATTATTTAGTTTTCGAGAGTCAAGCCCTCATAAAACCTTAGCCCTTGATAGAAGGAGCCTCAACAGAAGCCAAATCAAGAGGGAAGTTATGAGCATTACGCTCGTGCATTACTTCCATACCCAAGTTAGCGCGGTTGATAACATCAGCCCAGGTATTGATAACACGACCTTGAGAGTCGATAACAGACTGGTTGAAGTTAAAACCATTCAAGTTGAAAGCCATCGTGGAGATACCCAAAGCGGTAAACCAGATGCCGATAACAGGCCATGCACCCAAGAAGAAGTGCAAAGAACGGCTGTTGTTGAAAGAAGCGTATTGGAAAATCAAACGACCGAAGTAGCCGTGTGCTGCAACGATGTTGTAGGTTTCTTCTTCTTGACCGAATTTGTAGCCGTAGTTTTGGCTTTCAACTTCGGTGGTTTCACGAACCAAGCTAGAAGTTACCAAAGAACCGTGCATAGCAGAGAACAAAGAACCACCAAATACACCGGCAACTCCCAACATATGGAAGGGGTGCATCAAGATGTTGTGCTCAGCTTGGAACACCAACATAAAGTTGAAGGTTCCAGAGATACCCAAAGGCATACCATCGGAGAAAGAACCTTGACCCAAGGGGTAGATCAAGAATACTGCGGAAGCGGCTGCAACTGGTGCAGAGTATGCTACGCAGATCCAAGGACGCATACCCAAGCGGTAAGACAATTCCCACTCACGACCCATGTAGCAGAATACGCCAATGAGGAAGTGGAAAATTACCAACTGGTAAGGGCCACCATTGTACAACCACTCATCCAAGGAAGCAGCTTCCCAGATGGGGTAGAAGTGAAGACCGATGGCGTTAGAAGAAGGAACAACTGCACCAGTGATGATGTTGTTGCCATAGAGTAAAGAACCGGCAACGGGTTCGCGGATACCGTCGATGTCAACCGGCGGAGCGGCGACAAAGGCGATTAAAAAGCAGGTGGTGGCGGTTAAGAGGGTAGGGATCATCAAGACGCCGAACCAGCCGATATAAAGGCGGTTTTCGGTGCTTGTAACCCAGCTACAGAACCGTTCCCAGACGTTAGAGCGCTCTGTGCGCTGTAATATGGTCGTCATAGTTTTATGAGTGCTATTGATTTGTTAAGGTTCGGATGATGTTTTTATCTTAGGGGTATTTTTAAGTTTTGTAAAGGCTTGTTAATAACATTTAATATTATGACTGTCATAAGTCTGGCTTATGGGACAGCTAAGGGTAGCCAGCCGTTCTGGCCTCCTGCCAAAATGTCCAAACCTTGATTGGGTTGAGATTTGTTGTTTTGTTAACGAGAAAAAAACAACCAGCAATAACAAAAGTAAGTAAATTTTCTCTACAGCTAAAACTTTTAATAATAGATAGTATTACTTATTAGAATTCTATCTTTTTAGTATGCTCGGTTGCTGGCAATAGGCGTGTTATTTGCTTATCAAAGTTAACCGTAATAAATGGGGCCAATAGGTAGAGATTGCCCCAAAAAAATATGCTAAGGTATATTACTAGGCTTTTTGAAAAAAGCCCCTGATTTCAGGAGTAAATATGCTAAAAAAACCTGTCCAAACTAACACAAGACTCAGTAGAATCTTGCCGTTTGCTTTTGGATCGCTCTTCTTATTGATGCTTGTCAACGCTTTAATTTCTCAGTCGAGCACTAAAACATTAGTTCAGTCGGTAGGTTCGGTAACGCACAGTTATCAGGTCAAAGGTAAATTGAAACAACTAGAAAAGCTTTTAGTTGATGGTGAAACAGGACAGCGCGGGTACATCTTCACAGGAAAAGAGAATTTCCTCGAACCTTACATCAACGCCAATCAAGAATTAAAAGTTAATTTTGCCGAATTATACACCCTCCTACAAGACAACCCAGAGCAAACAAAAAAACTCACAGAAGTGCAAAAATTGGCCTCCGACAAATTAGAGGAAATGGCAGAAACCATAACCCTTAAAAGAGCCGGCAAGAATAAACAGTTAATGGATTTAGTTGTTTCTGGTCAAGGCAAGAAAATTATGGATGACATCAGAAACAAACTGGCCGAAATGAATGAAGTAGAAACCATACTTTTAAGCGAAAGACAAAAAGCAGCAACTCAAGCAGAGCAATGGATGAGCGTTTCTTCTGTGGCAGTTCCCCTTGCCGCCATAATATTCGGCTTAGTAATTTTATTTTTTATCGGCAAAAAAGTCGTGTCTCCCATCAATGAAGTAGCAAGATTGATCGCCATTTCTTCTCAAGAGATCGCAGCAACAGTAGAGCAACACGAACGCACCGCCATCATGCAAGCCTCCTCCGTCAATCAAACCAGCACCACAATGATTGAGCTAGGAGCATCCTCGCGGCACTCCGCAGAACAAGCAGAATCAGCCGCAGAGAACGCACGCCTGGTCTTAAACTTAGCGGAATCATCAACCGAGGGTGCGCGTCAAGTTTTAAG
Proteins encoded in this region:
- the gltB gene encoding glutamate synthase large subunit, with translation MNNTQFPLSQGLYDPQFEHDACGVGFIVHQKGQKSHSIVEQALTILLNLDHRGACGCEKNTGDGAGILIQVPHTFLKKVTAPLGFSLPEPGHYGVGMIYTSPHAEERQKSAAVFEKIVADEGQKVIGWRDVPTDNSTLGNTAKASEPFMRQVFIQRNPDLVDDLAFERKLYVIRKLSHTHIRNTKIDSYWYPSSLSARTMVYKGMLMPVQVGEYYPDLRDPDMESALGLVHSRFSTNTFPSWERSHPYRYIAHNGEINTLRGNINWMHARQSLFESELFGEDIKKIKPVINIDGSDSLIFDNALELLVLAGRSLPHAMMMMIPEPWAAHESMSDEKKAFYEYHSCLMEPWDGPASIAFTDGTMMGAVLDRNGLRPSRYYVTKDDLVIMASEAGVLPIEPERVAFKGRLQPGRMFLVNMAEGRIISDEEIKHNIVSAQPYREWLNQHKLDLSTVGAETPKAAETQSLNLTQRQTAFGYTFEALRLLLTPMARDGVEAIGSMGADTPLAVLSDRPKLLYDYFKQLFAQVTNPPIDSIREEIVTSPITTIGSERNLLKPVPESCHLIELKSPILSNEELLKLKYINEPAFKSQTFPILFNPKDGVKGLESVLEGVFAGVDKAIEEGVNLLILSDRDMDANNAPIPALLAVAGLHHHLIRKGTRTRVAIILESGEPREVHHFATLIGYGCGAINPYLAFETIGEMIAEGLLVNVEFKTACKNYIKSATKGVIKVASKIGISTIQSYRGAQIFEAVGLNQAVIDKYFTWTASRIEGADLELIAQEAILRHTHAFPDRPTNGHTLDVGGEYQWRKDGEAHLFSPETIHALQKAVRTGSYDAYKQYAKGVNEQSKKFFTLRGLLEFKDRQPIPIEEVEPIDSIVKRFKTGAMSYGSISKEAHETLAIAMNRLGGKSNTGEGGEDAERYTWTNEFGDSKNSAIKQVASGRFGVTSLYLSKAKEIQIKMAQGAKPGEGGQLPGAKVYPWIAKVRHSTPGVGLISPPPHHDIYSIEDLAELIHDLKNANREARISVKLVSEVGVGTIAAGVAKAHADVVLISGYDGGTGASPQTSIKHAGLPWELGLAETHQTLVLNNLRSRIAVETDGQLKTGRDVAIAALLGAEEFGFSTAPLVTLGCIMMRVCHLNTCPAGIATQNPELRKSFVGEPEHAVNFMRFVAQELREIMAQLGFRSLSEMVGRTDVLESKKAVEHWKAKNIDLSKILYQPEVGPEVGRFCQIPQEHGLENSLDMTVLLDLCKPAIDSGEKVKATLPIKNVNRVVGTILGNEITKRHWHGLPEDTVHLHFQGSAGQSFGAFVPKGVTLELEGDANDYVGKGLSGGKIIVYPSAASTFAAEENIIIGNVALYGATSGEVYINGMAGERFCVRNSGVNTVVEAVGDHGCEYMTGGKVVVLGPTGRNFAAGMSGGVAYILDEAGDFATRCNTAMSDLEKLEDPEEIATVRQMIEKHVEYTKSAKGARVLANWEAMVGVFVKVMPRDYKRVLQAIKGALASGLSGDEALTAAFEQNVRDVSRIGGG
- a CDS encoding secondary thiamine-phosphate synthase enzyme YjbQ; its protein translation is MNHYQKFIKLETKGKSLMKITAKVQAVVAESGVKMGLCTVFLRHTSASLLIQENADPDVLRDLENFLTQLVPEDSRRYYHNSEGDDDMPAHIRTALTHTSEQVPISDGKLVLGVWQGIYVWEHRQHSHIREVVVHISGM
- the polA gene encoding DNA polymerase I encodes the protein MKETTKPTLILVDGHSLAFRSYHALAHSREGGLQTTTGIPTSVSFGFLKSLLEVMTAHNPEYLAIAFDLGLPTFRHEADDTYKSDRPETPQDFITDLKHLQELLTAFNIPIVTAPGYEADDVLGTLAISGKQAGYRVKILTGDQDLFQLIDTENDITVLRLGSDSFGRSGTGKAKEFGPEEVKEKLGITPEQIVDYKALCGDKSDNIPGVKGIGEKTAVPLLAKYGKLDNIYANIEEIKGAVKTKLETGKAEAYHSQKMATIVLEVPVEIDIKDCKLRGFDEEKLTAMLEKLEFKSFLPKVKQLQRRFGGETAEQEKAETASNFSASSTDDEQLSFFSFEETQAAKNDAPLPIKPRIIQTIEQLNELVNILKKCTDPEMPVAWDTETTDLEPRDAKLVGIGCCWGSGEEDVAYIPTGHKKGQNIDTKTVLKTLQPILESAEYPKVLQNAKFDRLILRCQGINLAGVVFETMLASYIINPENNHSLSSLSQKYLGIQATTYDQLVGKNKTIADIEIPAVANYCGMDVYTTFMLVEPLKKELKEKGEKLTELLLKVEVPLEPVLAEMEYTGIHIDTPYLKELSQYLETELTALEKQAYEAAGEEFNLGSPKQLSTILFEKLQLDTKKSRKIKTGFSTDVGVLEKLQGDHPLIDSILEYRTLDKLKSTYVDALPKLVRKDTQRVHTDFNQTITTTGRLSSSNPNLQNIPIRTEFSRKIRKAFIPEKGWLMVSADYSQIELRIMAELSGEPLLIEAYKNNEDVHTVTAKLLFEKDNITPEERRAGKTINFGVIYGMGSGKFARSIGRTSAEGKLFIKRFQLRYAKIFEFLERVQRQAISQGYVETILGRRRYFDFEAISLRGLKGRPWDEIPLEELQGNSRNDAANLRAASNAPIQGSSADIIKVAMIELHEILKNYQSRLLLQVHDELVLEVHPDEWEELQPLLKNTMETAIQKYRPLSVPLVVDINVGENWMDTK
- a CDS encoding nucleotidyltransferase family protein, whose amino-acid sequence is MQRDEVLRILLQHQQPLKDFGIKSLAIFGSVARDEARADSDVDILVEFEGPVTFDRYMDVKFYLEDHLGTRVDLVSRRSLRPIIRAKVEKEGIYVA
- a CDS encoding DUF86 domain-containing protein: MSRSMRLYLEDILTSCAKVKRYTEGMTFEDFQRDERTYDAVVRNLQIVGEAVKNIPQEMRGKYPEVEWRKIAGLRDILAHAYFSIENR